In a single window of the Deltaproteobacteria bacterium genome:
- the trxA gene encoding thioredoxin TrxA → MSEKIADVTDSTFETSILQSDTPALVDFWATWCAPCKAIAPILDEMAEAYDGKVKFAKMNVDENPATPGRYGVRGIPTLILFKNGKVVDQVVGAVPKSQVKELIDKGLEA, encoded by the coding sequence TTGTCGGAGAAGATAGCGGACGTGACGGACTCGACGTTCGAGACGTCCATACTCCAGTCGGATACACCGGCGCTCGTCGACTTCTGGGCCACATGGTGCGCGCCCTGCAAGGCCATAGCGCCCATCCTCGACGAGATGGCCGAGGCCTATGACGGCAAGGTCAAGTTCGCCAAGATGAACGTCGATGAAAACCCGGCCACGCCTGGCCGCTACGGTGTGCGCGGCATACCGACGCTCATACTCTTCAAGAACGGCAAGGTCGTCGACCAGGTGGTGGGCGCCGTGCCCAAGAGTCAGGTGAAGGAGCTCATCGACAAGGGACTCGAGGCTTAG